Proteins encoded within one genomic window of Bradyrhizobium sp. 186:
- a CDS encoding fatty acid desaturase — translation MQQKRDHRIIRSRHFHRMQRRHFIIFDVLPFAGTLMALGLLFYRPIGVTELGLLFGFWLITGLGLTVGYHRLFTHRAFATSTAMSAILIIMGSMAGRGPMLSWAAMHRRHHELSDHDGDLHSPRLHGDGLLGRLRGFLHAHLTWMIEHDYPNVAHYVRDLMASRTLVAVNSYYYSWVALGLLLPAAIGGLATMSLWGALSGLLWGGIVRMFVVEQTMSAINSIMHTFGAQPFVTRDDNSRNLGVMAWLAWGEGWHNNHHAFPYSAAFGLRWFEFDPGFIFIRTLEALGLAWDVKVPSEEKIARRMLRQPGDAMSDLETG, via the coding sequence GTGCAACAGAAACGCGATCACCGCATCATCCGCAGCCGGCATTTTCACCGGATGCAACGGCGGCATTTCATCATCTTTGACGTGCTGCCCTTCGCCGGCACATTGATGGCACTAGGCCTGTTGTTCTACCGCCCGATCGGTGTGACGGAACTCGGCCTGTTGTTCGGCTTCTGGCTGATCACCGGCCTCGGCCTCACCGTCGGCTATCACCGCCTGTTCACTCACCGCGCATTTGCGACGTCCACTGCGATGAGCGCGATCCTGATCATCATGGGATCGATGGCCGGACGCGGTCCGATGCTGTCCTGGGCGGCGATGCACCGGCGCCACCACGAACTGTCCGATCACGACGGCGATCTGCATTCGCCGCGGCTGCATGGCGACGGCCTGCTCGGCCGTCTGCGCGGTTTCCTGCATGCGCACCTGACCTGGATGATCGAGCATGATTATCCCAATGTCGCACACTACGTGCGCGATCTGATGGCGAGCCGGACTTTGGTCGCGGTCAACAGCTACTACTACAGCTGGGTCGCGCTCGGCCTGTTGTTGCCGGCCGCGATCGGAGGCCTTGCCACCATGAGCCTGTGGGGCGCGCTGAGCGGCTTGCTCTGGGGCGGCATCGTCCGCATGTTCGTGGTCGAGCAGACCATGTCCGCCATCAACTCCATCATGCACACATTTGGCGCGCAGCCTTTCGTGACCCGCGACGACAACAGCCGCAATCTCGGCGTGATGGCCTGGCTCGCCTGGGGCGAGGGCTGGCACAACAACCACCACGCCTTCCCATATTCCGCGGCCTTCGGGCTGCGCTGGTTCGAGTTCGATCCCGGCTTCATCTTCATCCGCACGCTGGAGGCGCTCGGACTGGCCTGGGACGTCAAGGTGCCCAGCGAAGAGAAGATCGCCCGGCGCATGCTGCGGCAGC